Genomic window (Bombus pascuorum chromosome 8, iyBomPasc1.1, whole genome shotgun sequence):
taaaatttactttgagatacaaaatttttgtatctatTTTACTCGTGGTTCTAcacttaaataaatatttattcgtcgTAAACATGTAATTTAATCGTTATGAATGtcatttttcaatattgcaaataaattacgaacaacattcaaaacaaaaataaaagataagacGAAAAGAACGTGTCTTGAAGCTACATCCCCACTGCTATCTCCCACATATTACAGCGCCAACCGCCATCGAATCAGTGTGATTGGTGTCGTAGTGCAACAAGACGTGTTATTccatagaaagaaaaataagtgctttagttatattttagtgttttaattaaaaacgcaTAAATGTCAAGTCCAAAAGAGTATAAACTCAAGGGTGGACATCCTCCTGCAGGTAACGAAATAAATCGCAATTTCCCTCGAAATGGAGAAGGTTAACATGTTTACACAACTAAGCCAATTGACGTTATATGCACCTGTCTGGATATTTCAAGGCCATCTGCTCATTTAGCTCTCTCTTAAtcaaaatttaagttttatatctttgttcCAGTAAAAGCAGGCGGAATGAGAATCACCCAGCATAAAACACCAAAAGAAGATCGGGAAATAAAACCAATTAAAGACGTGGATGAAAGTAAAACATCGAGTAGGTAAGCAAATTAGAtatctttatctttaaatCTACGCTAACAataatttcacattttaataatacgagTAAATGAAAAGTAGTACATAAATACGAGTGTCATTCATTTGATCATTTGGTAAATAAACTGTACCGATAAAAACACGATTGACCTCTGAAACAACCATTGTCTATAGTCAACAATATACGCCTGATGTGCAATATCTGCTTACTTGCGTCATCATCCGTATTACGCACTAAGATAATATGATACGAACAATatgaatgtatataaaagaaggaattttttctgtattgaaataaaaacaactaaaaatataatattatctgtTATAATAAcagttaataattatatgattaataaaatatttatatatatatatatgtattgatTGTGTTTTAGTCCACCGAAAACTCTCATGATCAGTGGAGTTCCCGCAAAAGGAAATGCAGATTTTCCTCCAGAAGCTGTGCAAGTCTTCCATGAAAAGCCTGTTCCAACTCATGATGCAAGGCCAGCTCATTGTTCACGTCCAATTATTATCCATCAGCCAAGGAAATGAATGATGTGCATATTGTATACCAACTGGTGGCTATCCAGAGAAACACTAGCCTACATACTTATccattaaattaaaacaaaaacaaaagaaaaaataaatgataaatatctatatatatatgtgtgtactTAAAAGTTTCTTTGGGCTATTAGGACTTTATGTGCTTAAAATCCAAGCACGTAGGCCTTAACCCAAGAAGCTTTGGTTTCATGTAATATGAAACAAAGTACGAAagtttattattgttattaagaagaaaagaatttatctttaatatgATGCCACAAGATCCCTGTATCGGCATTTAAGCAGATGATTTACTTCGTTTTCTGATATATCACTTATTGAAACGCAATTCTTAGATTAGATTGTTATACGATACTACGCTCTTATCTCAAGTTATATGATACACTATTTGTAACCGTTTTCGGGACCAGTTTGTAGTTCAGATTGTGTAATACTTCAAACAATTacgcatttttatttttaaatttgtgcatttttattttcaatctatcctaaacattataaaaatttcgttaattaattgtacctacatatgtacgtattattTAGTTTTTCACTATGAAAAAGAATCATTCTACTTAGTGTAACTTTTAAGCATATAAATGTCGGACAAGACCCACAGCATTGGCCACAGTTTGTATGAGacttgaagaaaaaaaatatacgttctgatatgtaaaaattaaacgtttgaattattttcttttcctcttggCTTTATAGCCGTATACGTGCATCGAGCAAGTAGTCACGCGATGTCGTTGGTAACCATGAGTAGCATTGAATATTGTCGTCATAGTAACTGGCATGAATTCTACAAACATAGCCACATTGATGTGTCAAAGCTCGAATGAAAAAACTGATCAAGTAGAGCTTCCTTCCTGATGTGTAAAGATGTGAATTCGTTACGGTCCTTGAACGCCGTTTCCGTCTGAAAATTTTCGTACATCCTCAATCCTTTGGATCGACATATCAGTTTGTGAAGTTTTATCGTGTCCACCTTTAGTCGCAATGTCGTCAAAAAATACTAACGAGAAGGTTTTGGAGATCGATGCACACGTCAGCAAACATTATGACATCGTTCGACGTCTCGGCAAGGGGGTAATTTTTTCgttcattttgttattttcacaAATTGTTTATTTCACAAGAATTTAAAACTGTTACAGTACATCAGATATTCtatactttttttcttattgtaacgttattctttaaatatttttgaattgtataaaaaaatgcaattttctaaaaagtCCATAAAAGATAATGTAAGATGTGACTCTTTTTATGcgataaaaagaacaaattctttttattaaaaaaaaactgacGCGCATATTCTAGCGTATATACGcatgtatatacaattattaatagcAGCTGTCGTGGTACGTCCATCGTGGAAAAGTATAATCGGAAGTAATCGATACTCGTGCCGTTAATAATCGTTATCATAAAAGCGAATATCGAGTCtaagaataattttctttctttctaacaTGCATTGCATGCTATTTCAAAACAATTCgtaataaaatgtatcgaaggataaaaatatctacaatCAACCATTTTTTGACAAATTCCTCGATAGGCTTATGGCATCGTATGGAAGGCGATAGACAAGAAAAACAAGGAAACGGTAGCGGTGAAGAAGATCTTCGACGCCTTCAGAAACCAGACGGACGCGCAGCGCACATTCCGTGAGATAATGTTCCTACTATCGTTCGCCAATCACGACAACATCATACGACTGATCGGTCTTCACAAGGCGAACAACGATCGGGACATTTATCTCGTGTTCGAGTACATGGGTGAGTTTTACCCGGTCCGAAGAAGAATTCGAACGAAGGTCACGTGCCGCGGCGATTCTCAGACTTTTGGCCTGAAACCCGTTTCGGCCCGTTTCCCCAGAAACCGATCTCCACAACGTGATTAAGAAGGGCAAGATCCTGAAGGACCTCCACAAGGTGTTCATCATGTATCAGCTGTTTAAGGCGATCAAATACATTCATTCGGGGAACGTGATACACAGAGACTTGAAGGTGAGATGGTCTACGCGAATTGATTCTCCTTCCCATCGGAATGACTGCCACGTTTATATTTGTTCCAGCCATCAAACGTTCTACTAAATGCTCATTGTCACTGCAAAATCGCTGATTTTGGATTGGCACGATCGGTCACTCAAATAGGGGAAGGAGATGGTGAAACCGCCAGTGATCCAACACTTACAGATTACGTGGCAACCCGCTGGTACCGTGCACCGGAGATACTCGTTGCTTCAAAAAGGTATTTTACTGCTTCGtacaaatatatacgttcacataatttttttttttttttttttttttttaaatagtttatttatccaatatttgattttttgtacatttttgagattcacaataaacaatgaatttgagtatagtgtgtttaggcaaaagtaccgatacgcgtcggtacgacgtagccatggtctaatatgtgtcgtggattttcggtttttgcgtttatttttttgttttttgggtttaagtcgcattggtgcgtgatttttgtgtattcttgtgtgtgttgtattttgtcctgaaacttggccgcaaaacaggactcctcggtgtattataCGTTCACATAAATTCGGTGGCTGTTAACGTAACATAGGTACACGAAGGGTATCGATATGTGGTCGTTGGGATGCATTCTTGGCGAAATGCTTCTTGGAAAACCATTGTTTCCTGGTTCATCGACGATAAATCAGGTGGAGAGAATAATGGCTACTCTCCCGCCACCTACCAGAGAAGGTAATTCTCTTCGGCACCTTCACAAGGTCAGAACTGGAAGAAAGGGAATGATCGATTTGTCTTGGTGACTTCTTTAGATCTGGTTTCGGTTAGCGCCGGATACGGCACTAATTTGTTAGAGAAGACACCAAACGCACCGAGACGTTCATTGAAGGATTTATTACCAGAGGTGCCGGAAAAGGCATTGGATCTCATTAGCAATCTGATAGTCTTCAACCCAAATCGCAGACTGACAGCCGTGGAGGCTTTGGAGCACCCTTATGTGGCCGagtacattaattttttaagaaaaaataagaaatgaaTCTTTCGTTACGGACGTTGTTTTTTGCACAGTTTTCATAGAAGAAGCAACGAACCAGAAAGAGGCTCGAACGTGGTACCGCTACTTAGGGACGATGTACAGCTCTCTGTCGACGAGTACAGGAATAAGCTTTATTCGATGATGGATGAAAAACATCGCAAACATAAGAATATGTgggttgataaatttttatgtagcaaacgattattattataggcTAAAATTGACACATTAATTGACTGAGAACAGGTCTAAGTCCAGAATCAGACGATTATCGGAGCACATCAGGAAGGAAACAgttagtagtagtagtaaccCAGTCATTGGTCAAGGTGACGCGACTGTTCGTAAAAATCTTACACATTCGTATCAAGATTTACGTAAGGAGAGAGGTAGGAGCGACACGTACGAGCCTTCCTATTTAGAGGGTAATAAAATTGgtagtttattttataagaaacgaTAGATTAACAAAGATAAATGAGATAAACTTATTATATCTTGTACTCAGTGCGTACGCAACTACCAAGCAGAAAGGCAACACGGCATTCGCAAATTGATAGTGGTGAAAGAATTACGAAAACAAGATCGATATGTGTGTCTGTCGAGTCGCAGACACAAAACACAAAGAATCTTCGACCAACTGGTAAGAATAAACATCCTGATTTTAATAAGTCAGTATCGTGGGTGTGCTAATAaatctaattcttttttcgctTTAATATCCGCCAGCTAAAAGCGTAGCAACCCAATACACACACAATTTTGCAAATGGTAGTTTGAATAACTTGACTCCAAGCACTACTAAAAGTTGCTTATATCTCAATCAACAACACCGACAATTATCCAAATCTCAGCGTTCTATACAATCGGACCAACCAATGGTGGTAAGAAAATAAACTGAACTATTTCTTTAACTTACTTTCGACCTCCTTGTCCTCTATAACTCCTCGCGTTTCTCGCTAAGAAGTAAACCGACGATTCTGTCGTTACAGGCTACGTGTCGCGTGGGATTCATTTAGGTACTGTAATCACTTATACGTGTCACAACTCATGCTTCTCGCACAGAAATGACGTAGCTCTTTTTTCCATTCAAGACTGAATCAAACGACTCTTTTCACacgcaatttatttatacaacgACGTTTTCTCCGTAGGAATTTTACAGTATAATTTCACAAATCTAATTTCTGTCGATGCAAATTCGACAATTTCAGTGTGCACCTGGAAGAAGACCAAATCAAATAGTAACTGGTAACCGTGACAAACTGCGAAGAAATTGCAAACAGATTCGTACGACGAACCGACCCACGTCAGATGCGAATTGGCGGGAAGAAGATCGGCAGAAGACTTCGTTCGATCACGACAATTTTAAGAGCCTTCAGACGAAATATTTCGCGAGAATGCCTGATAACGCGACTTCTTATTACCTTAGATCCAGCAGCAGTAATAACAAGAATGCCAGTAGTTCCGAATCTTTGTACAATTCGTGTCATCCCACTGTGAAGAATCTAGCTATCCGAAACTATCTGAATCAAACGGTACCATTACGAGTGGAAGAGCAATCCCCATCACGCCCCTGTCGAACAAAAAACAATACGGAGTACCGAATCCTTCGAAGTAACGCTAACAATATCGAGAAACTACATCAGTCTACTAATTATCTTACGAGTGGCAACAATCGATCAAGGAACGCGGTTCCGAATGGGTGTCACGTCGTAGGGACACAGATGAAACATGTCGCCGATGGAAGTACGaataatgaaaagaagaaCTCGCCTTTTTTAGATAATTATAGCCAAAGTCACGGTATAATAACCGCATCTTTGTACAAAGATCTACGAAATGGGACTATAAGATGGTAAAATATTGCCGGTAGCAGCTTCCGAAAAAAAGAACACTCGTAATTCGCgaatatttatagcaa
Coding sequences:
- the LOC132910139 gene encoding death-associated protein 1: MSSPKEYKLKGGHPPAVKAGGMRITQHKTPKEDREIKPIKDVDESKTSSSPPKTLMISGVPAKGNADFPPEAVQVFHEKPVPTHDARPAHCSRPIIIHQPRK
- the LOC132910114 gene encoding extracellular signal-regulated kinase 2 isoform X2, encoding MSSKNTNEKVLEIDAHVSKHYDIVRRLGKGAYGIVWKAIDKKNKETVAVKKIFDAFRNQTDAQRTFREIMFLLSFANHDNIIRLIGLHKANNDRDIYLVFEYMETDLHNVIKKGKILKDLHKVFIMYQLFKAIKYIHSGNVIHRDLKPSNVLLNAHCHCKIADFGLARSVTQIGEGDGETASDPTLTDYVATRWYRAPEILVASKRYTKGIDMWSLGCILGEMLLGKPLFPGSSTINQVERIMATLPPPTREDLVSVSAGYGTNLLEKTPNAPRRSLKDLLPEVPEKALDLISNLIVFNPNRRLTAVEALEHPYVADFHRRSNEPERGSNVVPLLRDDVQLSVDEYRNKLYSMMDEKHRKHKNMSKSRIRRLSEHIRKETVSSSSNPVIGQGDATVRKNLTHSYQDLRKERGRSDTYEPSYLEVRTQLPSRKATRHSQIDSGERITKTRSICVSVESQTQNTKNLRPTAKSVATQYTHNFANGSLNNLTPSTTKSCLYLNQQHRQLSKSQRSIQSDQPMVATCRVGFI
- the LOC132910114 gene encoding mitogen-activated protein kinase 15 isoform X1; the protein is MSSKNTNEKVLEIDAHVSKHYDIVRRLGKGAYGIVWKAIDKKNKETVAVKKIFDAFRNQTDAQRTFREIMFLLSFANHDNIIRLIGLHKANNDRDIYLVFEYMETDLHNVIKKGKILKDLHKVFIMYQLFKAIKYIHSGNVIHRDLKPSNVLLNAHCHCKIADFGLARSVTQIGEGDGETASDPTLTDYVATRWYRAPEILVASKRYTKGIDMWSLGCILGEMLLGKPLFPGSSTINQVERIMATLPPPTREDLVSVSAGYGTNLLEKTPNAPRRSLKDLLPEVPEKALDLISNLIVFNPNRRLTAVEALEHPYVADFHRRSNEPERGSNVVPLLRDDVQLSVDEYRNKLYSMMDEKHRKHKNMSKSRIRRLSEHIRKETVSSSSNPVIGQGDATVRKNLTHSYQDLRKERGRSDTYEPSYLEVRTQLPSRKATRHSQIDSGERITKTRSICVSVESQTQNTKNLRPTAKSVATQYTHNFANGSLNNLTPSTTKSCLYLNQQHRQLSKSQRSIQSDQPMVCAPGRRPNQIVTGNRDKLRRNCKQIRTTNRPTSDANWREEDRQKTSFDHDNFKSLQTKYFARMPDNATSYYLRSSSSNNKNASSSESLYNSCHPTVKNLAIRNYLNQTVPLRVEEQSPSRPCRTKNNTEYRILRSNANNIEKLHQSTNYLTSGNNRSRNAVPNGCHVVGTQMKHVADGSTNNEKKNSPFLDNYSQSHGIITASLYKDLRNGTIRW